The genome window GGACTCTCATCTCATACATAGACTTGTATCCACTCACTATACCTTCAAAGCTGTCACAATTACTTGATGCCATCCATTTTTAGTGGTTGAGCCATCAACATCATTGGTTTCTATCTGCATGCTCATTAGCTATATCTTCCAGAACAAAACAGAACTGAAacatgtgttttatgttattGCAGCTAATGTTTATCATCGTGATTTGAAGCCAAAGAATATATTGGCCAATGCTAACTGTAAACTTAAAATATGTGATTTTGGATTGGCAAGAGTGGCATTCAATGACACTCCTACAACAGTATTCTGGACGGTATGTAAGATACTGCGTCAGATTTAACGTAGCACTTCATTTAACAGGATATATTCATACTCTGTTTCATCACTTAATTATAATAATCTGTTTTGCAAAATTTACAGGATTATGTTGCTACAAGATGGTATAGGGCCCCTGAACTGTGTGGATCTTTCTTTTCTAAGGTAAACAATCCTTACATTCCAGTATAGGGTCACTTAGCAGTCCTACTTTCAGAGCATTCATTATGGCAGCACTGAGCAAGATGTACTCTGTTTCAAATCATATTGTGCTGTTCCACGCCTCATGCCTTTAATACCTAGTGTTCCATAGCTGACTGTTTATTTTGTGTTTCACCTCATCTGATTCCCATTTCGCTAATTACCAGACGGGCAGACGGCACAGTAAAGGATTATTTCTTCCAAATTGTTTGCTCAGAACCTGCATTTTTCTTCAGAACTTAATATTTCTAGATGGGCTTGCTACCTTTTAGTAGGCCTTGCCTGCAGAGAAAATCACAGATTAACTGTAGCAGTGGTTGGTTAGGAGTGGGGATTAGCATTTATAGTAGCCTGCAGTTCTCCTTAGGGACTAATGTTATTTTCAGCTTTATCctatcctttttttttctttttgtgcTGTTGAATTCAGGATCTCATTTCATTGTTCTGTGCAGTATTCACCAGCTATTGACATATGGAGTATCGGTTGCATTTTTGCGGAAGTCTTAACTGGGAAGCCTTTGTTTCCTGGAAAAAATGTGGTCCACCAGTTGGATTTGATGACTGATCTCTTGGGTACTCCATCACTTGATACAGTTTCTCGAGTATGTCTTCTCAAGTTCTCATTCATACCTAATGTTCCAAATTAAACTGTTCACATTGATCCTTTTGCTACTGTAGATTCGGAATGAGAAGGCAAGGAGGTATTTGAATAGCATGAGGAAAAAACAGCCAGTATCATTTCCCGGAAGGTTCCCTAAAGCAGATCCTGCCGCGCTCAAACTTTTGCAGAGGCTTTTGGCATTTGATCCCAAGGATAGGCCAACTCCTGAAGAGGCAAGTGTTTGAACTTTGAACTGTATAATCCAATTCCACATTTTTTTTACTTGTTTGCTTAGTGTCCCAGCCATTATTATATCTTAAAATTCCTCAAGTGATGTTTCTTTTGTCATTGATGTACAACCAGGCATTGGCTGATCCGTATTTTAAAGGCCTCGCGAAAGTAGAGAGAGAACCATCATGCCAGCCAATAACAAAAATGGAGTTCGAGTTTGAGCGAAGAAAGGTGACCAAAGAGGATGTCAAGGAACTTATATTCAGGGAGATATTAGAGTATCATCCTCAACTTCTCAAGGATTACATGAATGGAACTGAGAAAACAAACTTTATATATCCTAGGTATTTGTTTGCCAGTAATAAAAATGGAGCTtgaatatttcatttattttatgTTATTGCCACCTGCTATACCAATGTGCTAACTGTTTCTAATTGTtcttgttcagtgctgttgacaaTTTCCGAAGGCAATTTGCTAACTTGGAGGAAAATGGAGGAAAGAGTGTGGCGCACACCGCTTCATCAGACAGGAAGCATGTTTCGCTCCCAAGGTGACAGATTTTCAGGGTTCTCATTCTATGATTTAGGCTGCTATGTTCTGCTTTTCGTTAAAAAACCTTTTTTTGCCTGAATAAATTATATTGGATTCCACAGTTTCCTAGTTTTTTGGGATTAAAATGAATTAGCTTACGTTTGCATggccgagttggttaggtggtttgagtagcactcctcaagtCTTTGGTTCGACTatccgtgggagcgaatttcaggttgTGGTTAAAAAATCTCCTCGTCTGTCACACGCCAAAGCATATGTCTATGGCTCAGCCCCGGTCGCGGTCGTTCTCACACGGGCTACGGTGTCGCTGTGTATGGTGGAGCAGATATTCGGGGGGtttctcgacctgtgtgagaatgtcttcttaatacaatgtctgggggctgtcttaccccccgcaggtcgagtttttttaaAGAACTGGTGTTTGATGACCTTGTGATACTGTGAAATCAGAGGCTAGCAACTTAACTACTTGTTGCATTATTATTCGCTTATACTAATTATAATTTTCCATCGAAATTGACTTCTGACCGTTACTCCCTTCTATCTGCAGGACAACCACAGTTCATTCTAATCCAATCCCTCCaaatggaacctcccaagttccCCGAAAGATTCCCACAGGTGGTAATTTCTCCTAACGAAATATTATGTTCTTCAGGCGCCACTATCTAATgtagtgttattttctgaaaaaAAATCAGGTAGACCAGGAAGAGTGGTTGGTTCAGTAATACCATTTGAGAACGCAACTGCTGTTGATCCATACAGCCAACGCAGGGTGGTGAGGAATCCAGTGCTTCCTCCAGCCACCTCAAACCTGTCAGCATACACCTATCACCGGAAGTCAGACAACTCAGATGGAGAACTCCAACAGGAGCTGGAAAAGGACCGCATGAAGTACCAGCCAGCACAGCGATTCATGGACAGCAAGCTAGTATCACACATGTCCCCTGACCTGAG of Zea mays cultivar B73 chromosome 8, Zm-B73-REFERENCE-NAM-5.0, whole genome shotgun sequence contains these proteins:
- the LOC103636141 gene encoding mitogen-activated protein kinase 8-like isoform X2; translation: MDFFSEYGDANRYKIQEVIGKGSYGVVCSAVDQHTGDKVAIKKIHNIFEHLSDAARILREIKLLRLLRHPDIVEIKHIMLPPSRRDFKDIYVVFELMDTDLHQVIKANDDLTREHHQFFLYQMLRALKYIHTANVYHRDLKPKNILANANCKLKICDFGLARVAFNDTPTTVFWTDYVATRWYRAPELCGSFFSKYSPAIDIWSIGCIFAEVLTGKPLFPGKNVVHQLDLMTDLLGTPSLDTVSRIRNEKARRYLNSMRKKQPVSFPGRFPKADPAALKLLQRLLAFDPKDRPTPEEALADPYFKGLAKVEREPSCQPITKMEFEFERRKVTKEDVKELIFREILEYHPQLLKDYMNGTEKTNFIYPSAVDNFRRQFANLEENGGKSVAHTASSDRKHVSLPRTTTVHSNPIPPNGTSQVPRKIPTGRPGRVVGSVIPFENATAVDPYSQRRVVRNPVLPPATSNLSAYTYHRKSDNSDGELQQELEKDRMKYQPAQRFMDSKLVSHMSPDLRSSYYIPKAFPKADAADRAALHSNMIHGIAPFSGIAAAGGGGYNKVNGVQYGVSRIY
- the LOC103636141 gene encoding mitogen-activated protein kinase 8-like isoform X1, with protein sequence MARQKKLVQVIEGSSEMDFFSEYGDANRYKIQEVIGKGSYGVVCSAVDQHTGDKVAIKKIHNIFEHLSDAARILREIKLLRLLRHPDIVEIKHIMLPPSRRDFKDIYVVFELMDTDLHQVIKANDDLTREHHQFFLYQMLRALKYIHTANVYHRDLKPKNILANANCKLKICDFGLARVAFNDTPTTVFWTDYVATRWYRAPELCGSFFSKYSPAIDIWSIGCIFAEVLTGKPLFPGKNVVHQLDLMTDLLGTPSLDTVSRIRNEKARRYLNSMRKKQPVSFPGRFPKADPAALKLLQRLLAFDPKDRPTPEEALADPYFKGLAKVEREPSCQPITKMEFEFERRKVTKEDVKELIFREILEYHPQLLKDYMNGTEKTNFIYPSAVDNFRRQFANLEENGGKSVAHTASSDRKHVSLPRTTTVHSNPIPPNGTSQVPRKIPTGRPGRVVGSVIPFENATAVDPYSQRRVVRNPVLPPATSNLSAYTYHRKSDNSDGELQQELEKDRMKYQPAQRFMDSKLVSHMSPDLRSSYYIPKAFPKADAADRAALHSNMIHGIAPFSGIAAAGGGGYNKVNGVQYGVSRIY
- the LOC103636141 gene encoding mitogen-activated protein kinase 8-like gives rise to the protein MQAPEQQQQHQQRQRKGSSEMDFFSEYGDANRYKIQEVIGKGSYGVVCSAVDQHTGDKVAIKKIHNIFEHLSDAARILREIKLLRLLRHPDIVEIKHIMLPPSRRDFKDIYVVFELMDTDLHQVIKANDDLTREHHQFFLYQMLRALKYIHTANVYHRDLKPKNILANANCKLKICDFGLARVAFNDTPTTVFWTDYVATRWYRAPELCGSFFSKYSPAIDIWSIGCIFAEVLTGKPLFPGKNVVHQLDLMTDLLGTPSLDTVSRIRNEKARRYLNSMRKKQPVSFPGRFPKADPAALKLLQRLLAFDPKDRPTPEEALADPYFKGLAKVEREPSCQPITKMEFEFERRKVTKEDVKELIFREILEYHPQLLKDYMNGTEKTNFIYPSAVDNFRRQFANLEENGGKSVAHTASSDRKHVSLPRTTTVHSNPIPPNGTSQVPRKIPTGRPGRVVGSVIPFENATAVDPYSQRRVVRNPVLPPATSNLSAYTYHRKSDNSDGELQQELEKDRMKYQPAQRFMDSKLVSHMSPDLRSSYYIPKAFPKADAADRAALHSNMIHGIAPFSGIAAAGGGGYNKVNGVQYGVSRIY